The region CGCGACAAAACAAAACCACGGGACCGGCCGCTCGATGGCAAGGTCTTGGCGATGATCTTCGACAAGCCGTCGACCCGCACGCGGGTCTCGTTCGACCTTGCGATGCGCGAGCTCGGCGGCGAAACAATCATGCTGACGGGTCAGGAAATGCAGCTCGGCCGGGGTGAGACCATCGCCGACACCGCGCGTGTCCTATCGCGCTTCGTCGATGCGATCGTGATTCGTATCCTCGATCATTCCGCCATGCTCGAACTCGCCCGGCACGCGACAGTGCCGGTCATCAATGGCTTGACGAAGCGCTCGCACCCTTGCCAAGTCATGGCGGACATCATGACGTTCGAGGAAAAGAAAGGCCCGGTCAAGGGCCGCACGGTCGCCTGGAGCGGCGATGCCAACAATGTCCTCGCGAGCTGGGTCCATGCGGCCGGGCGCTTCGATTTTAGGCTCAACATCGCAACCCCCAATGGACTCGATCCGCAAGCCGGGCTTCTCGAATGGGCAGAGCGATCCGGCGCCCATGTCACGCTGATCCGCGATCCATTTCAGGCGGTGAAGGGCGCCGACGCGATCATCTCGGATTGCTG is a window of Methylocapsa sp. D3K7 DNA encoding:
- the argF gene encoding ornithine carbamoyltransferase, which codes for MTALDTQCTSSARHFLDLSEIPAADLRHILDTAMRLKAARRDKTKPRDRPLDGKVLAMIFDKPSTRTRVSFDLAMRELGGETIMLTGQEMQLGRGETIADTARVLSRFVDAIVIRILDHSAMLELARHATVPVINGLTKRSHPCQVMADIMTFEEKKGPVKGRTVAWSGDANNVLASWVHAAGRFDFRLNIATPNGLDPQAGLLEWAERSGAHVTLIRDPFQAVKGADAIISDCWVSMGDVDEAFRREMLAPYQVNAKLMAAANGGAIFMHCLPAHRGEEVTDEVIDGPQSVVFDEAENRLHAQKAILAWCLGAIED